One part of the Verrucomicrobiota bacterium genome encodes these proteins:
- the rplK gene encoding 50S ribosomal protein L11, with amino-acid sequence MAKKVTGIIKLQIPGGQANPAPPVGPALGQHGVNIMGFCKEFNALTKDQPGMVIPVIITVYQDKSFTMVTKSPPASALLKKAAGIASGSKTPNKEKVGKVSKKQVLEIIKLKQKDLNANTEEGAFRMIAGTARNMGIEITD; translated from the coding sequence ATGGCTAAGAAAGTAACAGGCATTATCAAGCTCCAAATCCCGGGTGGCCAGGCCAATCCGGCGCCGCCGGTCGGCCCCGCGCTCGGCCAGCATGGCGTGAACATCATGGGCTTCTGCAAGGAGTTCAACGCCCTCACCAAAGACCAGCCCGGCATGGTTATCCCGGTGATCATCACGGTGTATCAGGACAAGTCGTTCACCATGGTGACCAAGTCTCCGCCGGCCTCCGCCCTGCTTAAGAAGGCGGCCGGCATCGCTTCGGGGTCCAAGACGCCCAACAAGGAAAAAGTGGGCAAGGTGAGCAAAAAACAGGTGCTGGAGATCATTAAGCTGAAACAAAAAGATTTGAATGCGAACACCGAAGAGGGCGCGTTCCGCATGATTGCCGGCACCGCCCGCAACATGGGCATCGAAATCACCGACTAA
- the secE gene encoding preprotein translocase subunit SecE: MDNIWTIVLLVVAAVAFGYAWHKGYLLRLSQYIEETREELRKCTWPSVEELKGSTLVVMVSILLLGGFTVGADLVLALFVKLITSV, from the coding sequence ATGGACAACATTTGGACAATCGTATTGTTGGTGGTTGCGGCAGTCGCATTCGGGTACGCCTGGCATAAGGGCTACCTGTTGCGGTTGTCCCAATATATCGAAGAAACCCGCGAGGAGTTGCGTAAATGCACTTGGCCGTCCGTGGAGGAGCTGAAAGGTTCGACCTTGGTGGTCATGGTGTCCATACTTTTGCTCGGCGGTTTCACCGTGGGGGCAGATCTTGTCCTCGCCCTGTTCGTCAAGCTAATCACCTCGGTTTAA
- the rplL gene encoding 50S ribosomal protein L7/L12, whose product MALDKAKIVEELSNATVLEIADLVKELETKWGVTAAAPVAVAAAAPAGAAAAAAVVKDTFDVILVSAPADKKISVIKAVRELKAGLGLADAKALVEGAPKPILEGANKADTEAAKKKLEEAGGKVEVK is encoded by the coding sequence ATGGCACTGGATAAAGCAAAAATCGTAGAGGAATTGAGTAACGCGACCGTATTGGAAATCGCCGATCTCGTGAAAGAACTGGAAACCAAGTGGGGTGTGACTGCCGCCGCGCCGGTGGCTGTTGCCGCCGCTGCTCCTGCAGGTGCGGCTGCCGCTGCCGCCGTGGTCAAGGACACCTTTGACGTGATTCTGGTATCCGCGCCTGCGGACAAGAAGATCTCCGTCATCAAGGCGGTGCGGGAACTCAAGGCCGGCCTGGGTCTGGCCGATGCCAAAGCCCTCGTGGAAGGCGCGCCCAAGCCCATTCTGGAAGGCGCCAACAAGGCCGACACCGAAGCCGCCAAGAAAAAGCTCGAAGAAGCTGGTGGCAAGGTCGAAGTCAAGTAA
- the rplJ gene encoding 50S ribosomal protein L10 has translation MRQEKLIITQEYLARLNQSPFFIVVEYTGLKVGQLTEMRKRLRKVGAQIHIVKNSIFRLAAKEAGVGDLTGSMAGQLAVLTGQKDISAAAKVVKTFAAEFEKPKIKFGYLGNQRLETDAILALADLPSIEVLRGKLLGLLQAPATKLAVLLSTPASQLARVLKAKADKGEKAAAPAA, from the coding sequence ATGCGTCAAGAAAAACTCATTATCACGCAGGAATATCTTGCCCGACTCAACCAGTCGCCATTCTTCATTGTGGTGGAATACACCGGATTGAAGGTTGGCCAGCTCACGGAGATGCGCAAGCGTCTTCGCAAAGTCGGCGCGCAGATACACATTGTCAAAAACTCCATATTCCGCCTCGCGGCCAAGGAAGCCGGCGTGGGGGACCTGACCGGCTCGATGGCTGGCCAATTGGCCGTATTAACCGGCCAGAAGGACATTTCCGCCGCCGCCAAGGTGGTGAAGACGTTCGCCGCGGAGTTTGAGAAACCGAAAATCAAGTTTGGTTACCTCGGCAACCAACGATTGGAAACCGACGCTATTTTGGCGCTGGCCGATCTGCCTTCCATCGAGGTGTTGCGCGGCAAATTACTAGGCTTGCTCCAGGCGCCGGCCACCAAACTGGCGGTGTTGCTCAGCACGCCGGCCAGCCAACTGGCCCGGGTGCTCAAGGCCAAGGCCGACAAAGGCGAAAAGGCTGCCGCGCCTGCCGCTTGA
- the tuf gene encoding elongation factor Tu, with translation MAKEQFQRTKPHVNVGTIGHIDHGKSTLTAALVEVQSKRGLATPISYADITKGGTVRDETKTVTIAVSHVEYQSENRHYAHIDCPGHADFIKNMITGAAQMDGAILVVDASEGPMPQTREHILLARQVGVPAVVVFLNKIDLVDDKELLDLVEMEVRDLLTKYGFPGDKAPVIRGSSRAAMNGTPEGIQCIQDLLKAVDEYVPLPAREVDKPFLMCIEDVFNIEGRGTVVTGRVERGVLDRMSDVEIVGITETRKTVATDIEMFRKLLDKATAGDNVGVLLRGTRKEDVERGMVLAKPGSIHPHTKFKAEVYVLSKDEGGRHTPFFTNYRPQFYFRTSDVTGTVTLPAGVEMVMPGDNVSVEIALIAPVAVEKLQRFAIREGGRTIGAGRVTEIIE, from the coding sequence ATGGCAAAGGAACAATTCCAACGTACGAAACCGCACGTCAACGTCGGCACCATCGGCCACATTGACCACGGCAAGTCCACTCTGACCGCAGCGCTGGTCGAAGTCCAATCCAAGCGTGGTTTGGCGACCCCGATCTCATACGCTGACATTACCAAGGGCGGCACCGTGCGTGACGAAACCAAGACCGTCACTATCGCTGTTTCCCACGTCGAATATCAGAGCGAAAACCGGCATTACGCTCACATCGACTGCCCTGGTCACGCCGATTTCATCAAAAACATGATTACGGGTGCGGCCCAGATGGACGGTGCCATCCTCGTGGTGGATGCCTCCGAAGGCCCGATGCCCCAGACTCGTGAACACATCCTGTTGGCCCGCCAGGTCGGTGTGCCCGCCGTAGTGGTCTTCTTGAACAAGATTGACCTCGTGGACGACAAGGAATTGCTCGACCTCGTCGAAATGGAAGTGCGCGACCTGCTCACCAAATACGGATTCCCCGGGGACAAAGCTCCGGTGATCCGCGGCAGTTCCCGTGCTGCCATGAACGGCACGCCGGAAGGCATTCAATGCATTCAGGACCTGCTCAAGGCCGTGGATGAATACGTGCCGTTGCCGGCCCGTGAAGTGGACAAACCGTTCCTGATGTGCATCGAAGACGTGTTCAACATTGAAGGCCGTGGCACGGTGGTCACTGGTCGTGTTGAACGTGGCGTGCTGGATCGCATGTCGGATGTCGAAATCGTCGGCATCACGGAAACTCGCAAGACGGTGGCAACGGACATCGAAATGTTCCGCAAGCTGCTCGACAAAGCGACTGCCGGCGACAACGTGGGCGTGCTGTTGCGCGGCACCCGGAAAGAGGACGTGGAACGCGGCATGGTGCTCGCCAAGCCCGGTTCCATTCATCCGCACACCAAGTTCAAGGCGGAAGTGTACGTGCTGTCCAAGGATGAAGGTGGCCGTCACACGCCGTTCTTTACCAATTACCGTCCGCAATTCTATTTCCGCACTTCGGATGTTACCGGAACGGTGACTCTGCCGGCGGGCGTGGAAATGGTCATGCCGGGAGACAATGTATCCGTGGAAATCGCGTTGATCGCGCCGGTTGCAGTTGAAAAGCTGCAGCGCTTCGCCATTCGCGAAGGCGGCCGCACCATTGGGGCGGGCCGTGTCACGGAAATCATTGAATAA
- the rpoB gene encoding DNA-directed RNA polymerase subunit beta: MPSRASERINFGKIKEVIAPPNLIELQTNSYREFLQSDIPPSRRRKDIGLEAVFREVFPVESYDGKCVLDYDSYEICEPKCTWLESLREGITYGAPLYVTFKLKEEKAAKEEKVFMGELPLMTPQGTFVINGAERVIVSQLHRSPGLAFEATQHSNGKMLHSFRIIPDRGSWYEAQFDTSDMLYVYLDRKKRRRKFLTTTFFRALAFLDESEKGGKVSGGETHRGTDADILKLFYTIEELTVKEAEKLETIQNKVLIEDAVDPEKNIVVARSFEPLSKAVVRQIAELGVTRIRVVDTSVDDGIVIKCMKKDPTKNEDEALKDIYRRLRPGDPPTAANARALIKRLFFDAKRYDLGRVGRYKINQKLGIKADSRILTKDDLVSATKYLLKLKRGEGSVDDIDHLGSRRVRTVGELLANQCRVGLARTERLVKERMTLFDQSLESMTPQKLINPKALSAVIRDFFGRSQLSQFMDQINPLAELTHKRRLSALGPGGLSRDRAGFEVRDVHPSHYGRICPIETPEGPNIGLIASLATFARVNDFGFLETPYRKVEHGRVTAHIDYLTADREENFIIAQANTPIDDKGHFLHAGVTCRCKSDFVDVEPARVDYMDVSPKQLVSVAASLIPFLEHDDANRALMGSNMQRQAVPLLVTEAPLVATGLEDRVARDSRAVLVAEEAGKVASVTGNQVIVTRDGKVPDGKKKLKTDPSTGLYVYHIRKFMRSNAATCINQKILVSKGDTIKKGDVIADGPCTSSGELALGRNALVAFMPWNGYNFEDAILISERIVKDDVFTSIHIDEFEVSARDTKLGPEEITRDIPNLGEEALKNLGADGVIRIGAEVKPGDILVGKITPKSETELAPEERLLRAIFGEKAADVKDTSLKVPSGTYGIVMDIKVSSKKEGEKEKEKAMPADSRKAARQVQSEHQQKLDELREQLTEALSNILLGEKIPLDVVNSETGEIIIPANRKITKTLLRKLAQVYDRIEIDPSPIRNKINEIIGTFKKKFDDLQMQHDQELERVEAGDEIDAGIIKSVKVYIASKRKLSVGDKMAGRHGNKGVVAKIVAEEDMPFLADGTPVDIVLNPLGVPSRMNVGQVLETHLGFAARFLGLKFATPVFDGIKEKDVWGYVKQAAETPVGRDQGLRLNGKSLVFDGRTGAPFDQEIVVGCIYMMKLGHLVADKIHARAVGPYSLVTQQPLGGKAQYGGQRFGEMEVWAMEAYGAAYTLQELLTVKSDDVQGRTRIYESIVKGDNTLEAGIPESFNVLVKEMQSLGMDVKVGYTNPIEHAASVTAALTNV; the protein is encoded by the coding sequence ATGCCATCGAGAGCCAGTGAACGTATTAATTTCGGCAAGATCAAGGAAGTGATCGCCCCGCCGAACCTGATTGAGTTGCAAACCAACTCTTATCGCGAATTTTTGCAATCGGACATTCCGCCTTCCCGGCGGCGCAAAGATATCGGGCTCGAGGCGGTGTTCCGCGAAGTTTTCCCGGTGGAAAGCTATGATGGCAAGTGCGTGCTCGATTATGACAGCTATGAGATTTGTGAGCCTAAGTGTACTTGGCTGGAATCCCTGCGCGAGGGCATCACGTATGGCGCGCCCTTGTATGTCACTTTCAAATTGAAAGAGGAAAAGGCTGCCAAAGAAGAAAAGGTTTTCATGGGTGAATTGCCGCTCATGACCCCTCAGGGCACCTTCGTCATCAACGGCGCGGAACGCGTGATTGTCTCCCAGTTGCACCGTTCGCCCGGGCTGGCATTTGAGGCTACCCAGCATTCCAACGGTAAAATGCTCCATTCCTTCCGTATCATCCCCGATCGCGGTTCCTGGTATGAAGCCCAGTTTGACACCAGCGACATGCTGTATGTCTATCTGGACCGTAAAAAACGACGTCGCAAATTCCTTACCACGACCTTCTTCCGCGCGTTGGCATTTCTGGATGAAAGCGAAAAGGGCGGCAAGGTTTCCGGCGGTGAAACGCATCGCGGCACGGATGCCGATATTCTCAAACTTTTCTACACCATTGAAGAGTTGACGGTGAAAGAGGCGGAAAAACTGGAAACCATCCAGAATAAAGTGTTGATCGAGGACGCGGTGGACCCCGAAAAAAACATCGTGGTAGCACGTTCTTTCGAGCCGCTCTCCAAGGCGGTCGTTCGCCAGATCGCCGAACTGGGGGTCACTCGCATCCGCGTGGTGGATACCTCGGTGGATGACGGGATCGTCATTAAGTGCATGAAGAAGGATCCCACCAAAAACGAGGACGAGGCCCTCAAGGATATTTATCGCCGATTGCGCCCGGGCGATCCGCCCACCGCCGCCAATGCACGCGCGCTCATCAAGCGATTGTTCTTCGACGCCAAGCGTTATGATCTTGGGCGCGTGGGTCGCTACAAAATTAATCAGAAACTCGGTATCAAAGCCGACTCGCGTATTTTGACGAAGGACGACTTGGTGTCGGCCACCAAGTACCTGCTCAAGTTGAAACGCGGGGAAGGGTCAGTGGACGATATTGACCATTTGGGCAGCCGCCGTGTCCGTACCGTCGGTGAACTGTTGGCGAACCAATGCCGCGTGGGCTTGGCCCGCACCGAACGCCTGGTCAAGGAACGCATGACGTTGTTCGACCAGAGCCTCGAATCCATGACGCCCCAAAAGCTGATCAATCCGAAGGCGCTTTCGGCGGTCATTCGGGATTTCTTTGGCCGCAGCCAGCTTTCCCAGTTCATGGATCAAATCAACCCACTGGCTGAGTTGACCCATAAACGCCGTCTGTCCGCCCTTGGGCCGGGTGGTCTCTCCCGTGATCGCGCCGGTTTTGAAGTGCGTGACGTGCATCCCTCGCACTATGGCCGTATCTGTCCCATTGAGACCCCGGAAGGCCCAAACATCGGTTTGATCGCCTCCCTCGCCACGTTTGCTCGGGTGAATGATTTCGGGTTCTTGGAAACGCCCTACCGCAAGGTGGAACACGGACGGGTGACCGCTCATATTGATTACCTCACGGCCGATCGTGAAGAGAATTTCATCATCGCCCAAGCCAATACGCCGATTGACGACAAAGGTCATTTCCTCCATGCCGGTGTCACCTGCCGCTGCAAGAGCGATTTCGTGGACGTGGAACCAGCGCGGGTGGATTACATGGATGTCTCGCCCAAGCAGTTGGTGTCGGTGGCGGCCAGCTTGATCCCATTCCTGGAACACGACGATGCGAACCGCGCATTAATGGGTTCCAACATGCAACGCCAAGCGGTGCCGCTGCTGGTCACCGAGGCCCCGTTGGTCGCCACCGGGCTCGAAGATCGGGTGGCGCGCGATTCGCGCGCGGTGCTGGTCGCCGAAGAAGCTGGCAAGGTCGCATCGGTCACCGGCAATCAGGTCATCGTCACCCGTGACGGCAAGGTCCCGGACGGCAAGAAAAAACTCAAGACCGATCCCTCCACCGGTTTGTATGTGTATCATATCCGCAAATTCATGCGGTCGAACGCGGCCACGTGTATTAACCAGAAAATCCTGGTCTCCAAAGGCGATACCATCAAGAAGGGGGACGTGATTGCGGACGGTCCCTGCACCTCTTCCGGAGAACTGGCTTTGGGGCGCAACGCGCTGGTGGCCTTCATGCCGTGGAACGGTTATAATTTCGAGGACGCCATCCTCATCAGCGAACGCATCGTGAAAGACGACGTGTTTACTTCGATTCATATTGATGAATTTGAGGTCAGTGCGCGCGACACCAAGCTCGGGCCCGAGGAAATCACTCGCGACATCCCGAACCTGGGCGAAGAGGCGCTCAAGAACCTGGGTGCCGACGGCGTCATCCGTATCGGTGCCGAAGTCAAGCCGGGCGACATCCTGGTGGGCAAGATCACTCCGAAGAGCGAAACCGAACTGGCACCCGAGGAGCGGCTGCTGCGCGCGATTTTCGGCGAGAAGGCCGCGGATGTGAAGGATACCTCGTTGAAGGTGCCCTCCGGCACGTATGGCATCGTGATGGACATCAAGGTGTCCTCCAAGAAAGAGGGCGAGAAGGAGAAGGAAAAGGCCATGCCGGCGGATTCCCGGAAAGCCGCCCGCCAAGTGCAGTCCGAACACCAGCAAAAGCTGGACGAGCTGCGCGAGCAGTTGACCGAGGCCCTGAGCAACATCCTGCTGGGTGAAAAAATCCCGCTCGACGTCGTGAACAGCGAGACCGGGGAAATCATCATCCCGGCCAACCGCAAGATCACCAAGACCCTGCTGCGCAAGCTGGCGCAGGTCTATGATCGCATCGAGATTGATCCGTCGCCCATCCGCAACAAGATCAACGAGATCATTGGCACCTTCAAAAAGAAGTTTGACGACCTGCAGATGCAGCACGACCAGGAGCTGGAGCGCGTCGAGGCTGGCGATGAAATTGATGCCGGGATTATTAAGTCAGTGAAAGTTTATATCGCCTCCAAGCGCAAGCTGTCGGTGGGTGATAAAATGGCCGGACGCCACGGCAACAAGGGCGTGGTGGCCAAGATCGTCGCCGAGGAAGACATGCCGTTTCTGGCGGATGGCACCCCGGTGGACATCGTGCTGAACCCGTTGGGCGTGCCGTCGCGCATGAATGTGGGCCAGGTGCTGGAAACCCATTTGGGTTTCGCCGCCCGTTTTCTCGGACTTAAGTTTGCGACCCCGGTGTTTGACGGCATCAAGGAAAAAGATGTGTGGGGCTACGTCAAACAGGCGGCGGAAACCCCGGTGGGCCGGGATCAGGGCCTGCGCCTTAACGGCAAGTCCCTCGTGTTCGATGGCCGCACGGGCGCGCCCTTTGATCAGGAAATCGTGGTTGGCTGCATTTACATGATGAAGCTGGGCCATTTGGTGGCAGACAAGATTCACGCCCGCGCGGTGGGTCCGTATTCCCTCGTCACCCAGCAACCGCTGGGCGGCAAGGCCCAATACGGCGGCCAGCGCTTCGGCGAAATGGAAGTGTGGGCCATGGAAGCCTACGGCGCCGCGTACACGCTGCAGGAATTGCTCACCGTCAAATCCGACGATGTGCAGGGCCGCACGCGCATCTACGAGAGTATCGTCAAGGGTGATAACACGCTCGAGGCGGGCATTCCCGAATCGTTCAACGTGCTGGTCAAGGAAATGCAATCGCTGGGCATGGATGTCAAGGTCGGCTATACCAACCCGATTGAGCATGCCGCGTCCGTAACCGCTGCTTTGACCAACGTCTAA
- a CDS encoding SGNH/GDSL hydrolase family protein, which translates to MKPIATPGLRQFQSGTRKVRDALLMFTMAASLLAAAEPRTVVVFGDSITQGGALPKNDRTNAWVNVVERTSQGRLKMVNEGKGGRPTDSVKEFDAMLVCHPRADALVIALGTNDSRDTTDKCVPKAVANIQAMIARARKAWGEKLPVLLVGPPNINKSALGPTKPIANEREAKLRELGEAFARLAKDQRCEYGTLFGVVPESSMTKDGVHPDSAGNAAIASAMLPKIRAIVTP; encoded by the coding sequence ATGAAACCAATCGCAACTCCCGGATTGCGCCAATTCCAATCGGGTACCCGCAAAGTGCGCGATGCACTCCTGATGTTCACCATGGCCGCTTCTCTGCTGGCGGCTGCCGAACCGCGCACGGTCGTGGTCTTTGGCGATTCCATCACCCAGGGCGGCGCGCTGCCAAAGAATGACCGCACGAACGCCTGGGTCAATGTCGTGGAGCGCACCTCGCAAGGGCGGCTTAAAATGGTGAATGAAGGCAAAGGCGGACGCCCCACGGATTCCGTGAAGGAATTCGACGCGATGCTGGTGTGCCATCCCCGTGCTGATGCGCTGGTGATTGCCCTGGGCACCAACGATTCCCGCGACACGACCGACAAATGCGTGCCGAAGGCGGTGGCCAATATTCAGGCCATGATTGCCCGCGCGCGGAAGGCCTGGGGAGAAAAATTGCCGGTGCTGCTGGTGGGGCCGCCCAATATTAACAAGAGCGCCCTGGGCCCCACCAAGCCGATTGCCAACGAGCGCGAGGCCAAATTGCGTGAGCTGGGAGAAGCCTTCGCGCGATTGGCGAAAGATCAGCGATGCGAGTATGGCACGTTATTCGGCGTGGTGCCGGAAAGCAGTATGACCAAGGATGGGGTGCATCCGGATTCCGCCGGCAACGCTGCCATCGCCAGTGCCATGCTGCCGAAAATCAGGGCTATCGTGACACCATGA
- the nusG gene encoding transcription termination/antitermination protein NusG, whose product MPKQWFVLHTLSGQELKVKENIEKRMKAEEMTEFISEVLVPMEKVVDVRGGKKTVSNRKLHPGYVYVEMSLLDDNRRVLDRPWYFIRETSGIIGFIGGDRPVPVSPEEIAVIKVQVADSEDTERPKVNFEVGETVKINDGPFLNFSGVIEEIEPQRGKLKVTVNIFGRNTPVELEYWQVEKQ is encoded by the coding sequence ATGCCAAAACAATGGTTTGTCTTGCACACCCTTTCCGGACAGGAACTCAAGGTCAAAGAGAACATTGAGAAACGGATGAAGGCCGAGGAAATGACTGAGTTCATCAGTGAAGTCCTCGTGCCGATGGAGAAGGTGGTGGATGTGCGGGGCGGTAAAAAAACCGTAAGCAACCGCAAGTTGCATCCCGGCTATGTCTATGTGGAGATGTCGCTGCTGGACGATAACCGGCGCGTGCTGGACCGTCCTTGGTATTTTATCCGTGAGACCTCCGGTATCATCGGGTTCATCGGCGGCGACCGTCCGGTGCCGGTTTCCCCCGAGGAGATCGCGGTAATCAAGGTCCAGGTTGCCGATTCGGAGGATACCGAGCGACCCAAGGTGAATTTCGAGGTGGGCGAGACGGTGAAGATCAACGACGGGCCGTTCCTGAATTTCAGCGGGGTGATCGAGGAAATCGAGCCCCAACGAGGCAAGCTCAAGGTGACCGTGAACATCTTCGGCCGCAACACGCCGGTGGAACTCGAATACTGGCAGGTCGAGAAACAGTAA
- the rplA gene encoding 50S ribosomal protein L1 — protein sequence MAQQSSKRYKKALGLVDSTKSYPLKGAVEIMAKFPRAKFNETVDVAFRLGVDPKQSDQMVRGTVSLPHGSGKVVRVLVFAKSGGSAEAAKAAGAEYVGYDDLIKKCQEGWADFDVAIATPEAMIEVRKLGKILGPRGLMPNPKTGTVTEDTAKAVKEVKAGRVEFKTDKAGNVHVSAGKASFTPVQIEENVRSIIDTVTKARPSSVKGTYVHSCTISTTMSPAVRVDMREFVTH from the coding sequence ATGGCGCAACAATCCAGTAAACGATACAAAAAGGCGCTTGGGCTGGTGGACTCTACGAAGTCCTATCCGCTCAAGGGCGCAGTGGAAATCATGGCCAAGTTTCCCCGGGCCAAATTCAACGAAACCGTGGACGTGGCGTTCCGGTTGGGCGTGGACCCCAAACAGTCGGACCAGATGGTCCGCGGCACCGTTTCCCTTCCGCATGGCAGCGGCAAAGTGGTCCGCGTGCTCGTGTTCGCCAAAAGCGGCGGGTCTGCGGAAGCCGCCAAGGCGGCGGGCGCCGAATATGTCGGCTATGACGATTTGATCAAAAAATGCCAGGAAGGCTGGGCGGATTTCGATGTCGCCATTGCCACCCCCGAGGCTATGATCGAGGTGCGCAAACTCGGTAAAATCCTCGGGCCGCGCGGGCTGATGCCCAATCCCAAAACAGGTACCGTGACCGAAGACACCGCGAAGGCGGTGAAGGAAGTCAAGGCCGGACGTGTGGAGTTCAAAACGGACAAGGCTGGCAATGTGCATGTGTCCGCTGGCAAGGCCTCGTTTACCCCGGTACAAATTGAGGAAAACGTGCGCTCGATTATTGATACGGTCACCAAGGCCCGCCCTTCGAGCGTCAAGGGCACTTATGTGCATAGTTGCACCATCTCCACGACCATGAGTCCGGCGGTGCGCGTGGACATGCGCGAGTTTGTCACCCATTAA